One part of the Algibacter sp. L1A34 genome encodes these proteins:
- the nadA gene encoding quinolinate synthase NadA, producing the protein MDLVKEINRLKKEKNAVILAHYYQVPEIQDIADYVGDSLGLSQKAAETDADVIVFAGVHFMAETAKILNPSKTVVLPDVNAGCSLADSCPPADFEAFTKEHSNHVVITYVNCSAEIKALSDIVCTSSNALKIVQSIPKETPIIFAPDRNLGQYIINETGRDMLLWDGSCIVHEAFSIDKLIELHKKYPAHKIIAHPESETHILDTATYIGSTSGMINFVREHADEKFIVATEAGILHKMQEEMPNTELIPAPAKEDNTCACSECHFMKMNTMQKLYDCLLNESPQIDVDEKIRERALLPIERMLELSK; encoded by the coding sequence ATGGATTTAGTAAAAGAAATAAATCGTTTAAAAAAGGAAAAAAATGCTGTTATTTTGGCGCACTATTATCAGGTACCAGAAATCCAAGATATAGCCGATTATGTTGGTGATAGTTTAGGTTTGTCTCAAAAGGCAGCCGAAACCGATGCTGATGTTATTGTATTTGCGGGTGTGCATTTTATGGCCGAAACTGCGAAGATTTTAAATCCATCTAAAACCGTTGTTTTACCAGATGTAAATGCAGGATGCTCTCTAGCCGATTCTTGTCCGCCAGCAGATTTTGAAGCGTTTACAAAAGAACATTCCAATCATGTAGTAATCACTTACGTGAATTGTTCTGCTGAAATTAAGGCATTAAGTGATATTGTTTGTACTTCTTCCAATGCATTGAAAATAGTGCAATCTATACCAAAAGAAACGCCAATTATATTTGCTCCAGATAGAAATTTAGGACAATACATAATTAATGAAACTGGGCGTGATATGTTACTTTGGGACGGTAGTTGTATTGTTCATGAAGCATTTTCTATTGATAAATTAATTGAATTACATAAAAAATATCCAGCTCATAAAATTATAGCGCATCCAGAATCTGAAACTCATATTTTAGATACAGCCACTTATATTGGCTCTACTTCTGGCATGATAAATTTTGTTAGAGAGCATGCCGATGAAAAATTTATTGTAGCTACAGAAGCTGGTATTCTGCATAAAATGCAAGAAGAAATGCCAAACACAGAATTAATTCCCGCACCAGCAAAGGAAGATAATACTTGTGCTTGTAGTGAATGTCATTTTATGAAAATGAATACCATGCAAAAATTATACGATTGTTTACTTAACGAATCGCCGCAGATTGATGTTGACGAGAAAATTCGTGAACGCGCATTATTACCAATTGAACGTATGTTAGAACTCTCAAAATAA
- a CDS encoding single-stranded DNA-binding protein translates to MNALRNKVQLIGRLGQDPEIVNFTDGNKMAKFSLATDDSYKDKNGNKVERAYWHNIVVRGGLVKVVESYVTKGKEIAIEGKLTNRSYDDKDGNKRYVTEIVCNELLMLGK, encoded by the coding sequence ATGAACGCACTTAGAAACAAAGTACAGTTGATTGGTAGATTAGGGCAAGACCCAGAAATTGTAAACTTTACCGATGGTAATAAAATGGCGAAATTTTCGCTAGCTACCGACGATAGTTACAAAGACAAAAACGGAAACAAAGTAGAGCGTGCTTACTGGCACAACATTGTGGTTAGAGGTGGCCTTGTAAAAGTTGTAGAAAGCTATGTTACCAAAGGAAAAGAAATTGCCATAGAGGGTAAATTAACAAACCGAAGCTACGATGATAAAGATGGAAACAAACGTTATGTCACAGAAATTGTTTGCAACGAATTACTCATGCTAGGAAAATAA
- a CDS encoding hybrid sensor histidine kinase/response regulator: MKSFLFIIYIFSLCSYAQDDVYFPEKSKGELYEYAKFTNAGSLDLNLKDVRRSPLLHFQELESNNQSAGFTSDNYWIRFKLENSNAESKTYYLETGRPITDFAELYQISKTKTEIFKSGDQIDFKDKQVNHRSTIFKIKLPPSETQQIYIHLKSDGETINLPLNLYDEALFWKKNYLQQFFLGLFYGLLLLAGIIYLFFYNTIKEKAFLYYGLYVFSICLMQAALDGFIHEYIFTNASFINSRIVLITALFSNFYLLKYCEHFLHINTHLKSYKTAYYVAYGILALLFILIFINSKSLEIVYPISNLNGLFSLILILSSVFTLRYKNIEIDSYFSFGILFLVIGLLGFVMNNLSLVPNNFYTLNSSKFGSGLEVIFLSLSMTNLIKFMRIQKEKLQEEALIKSEEIGELKTYFMSNMSHELRTPINAIMGIAEIELGRKKNKKTNESFEIIKNASISLLSNVNDIIDFEKIENNKLKLSPVVFNPSIKLQEISDNWQIEAAKKGLAYKFDLDNRIPEKILADSTRFLQIINNVLANALKFTDKGSIYFKLICNEINTDTCQFSIQISDTGIGIDENSIKNVFESFSQMRLNHKREFGGIGLGLTIAYHIVKLFDGEIKINSEINRGTSVFINLNFRYISEEQKSVKSIINTYRNKPLKILIAEDNKINQMVLSRILKTQKNISFTITNNGKEAIENLKIEHFDIILMDLQMPIMDGYEATQIIKNGSLGSTIESIPIIAITADAIDETKEHVLKLGMCDYITKPLNQDLLFEKIYTHCFPDSILKIA, translated from the coding sequence ATGAAGAGTTTCTTATTTATAATCTACATATTTAGTCTATGCTCATATGCGCAAGACGATGTATACTTCCCGGAAAAAAGCAAAGGAGAGTTATACGAATATGCCAAATTCACAAATGCAGGAAGCTTAGATTTAAACCTTAAAGATGTTAGAAGAAGCCCATTACTACATTTTCAAGAATTAGAATCAAATAATCAAAGTGCAGGATTCACATCAGATAATTATTGGATTCGTTTTAAACTCGAAAATAGTAATGCAGAATCTAAAACCTACTATTTAGAAACTGGCCGCCCTATCACAGATTTTGCCGAGCTTTATCAAATTTCAAAAACCAAAACAGAAATTTTTAAAAGTGGCGATCAAATTGATTTTAAAGACAAACAGGTTAATCATAGATCTACCATATTCAAAATTAAACTACCACCAAGCGAAACACAGCAAATTTATATTCATTTAAAGAGCGACGGAGAAACCATAAACTTGCCTTTAAACCTATATGATGAAGCCCTATTTTGGAAAAAAAACTACTTACAGCAATTTTTTCTAGGTTTATTTTATGGTTTACTACTTTTAGCTGGCATTATATACTTATTCTTTTATAATACTATAAAAGAAAAGGCCTTTTTGTATTATGGCCTCTACGTGTTTTCCATTTGTTTAATGCAAGCGGCATTAGATGGTTTTATACACGAATATATTTTTACAAATGCTAGCTTTATTAATAGCAGAATAGTACTTATAACTGCATTGTTTTCAAACTTCTATTTACTTAAATACTGCGAGCATTTTTTACATATAAATACTCATTTAAAATCATATAAAACCGCTTACTACGTTGCGTACGGTATTCTCGCTCTTTTATTTATTTTAATATTTATAAACTCAAAATCGTTGGAAATTGTATATCCAATTAGCAATCTAAATGGCCTATTTAGCTTAATATTAATTTTATCGAGTGTTTTTACACTACGCTATAAAAACATTGAAATAGACTCTTATTTTTCTTTTGGTATTTTATTCTTAGTTATTGGCCTTTTAGGTTTTGTAATGAACAATTTAAGCTTAGTACCCAACAACTTTTATACTTTGAATAGCTCAAAATTCGGATCTGGTCTAGAGGTTATTTTCTTATCACTTTCTATGACCAACTTAATTAAATTTATGCGTATCCAAAAAGAAAAACTACAAGAGGAAGCTTTAATAAAATCGGAAGAAATAGGAGAACTTAAAACCTATTTTATGTCTAATATGAGCCACGAACTTAGAACGCCTATTAATGCCATAATGGGCATTGCAGAAATTGAATTAGGCCGGAAAAAAAATAAAAAAACCAACGAGTCTTTTGAAATTATAAAAAATGCTTCAATAAGTTTATTAAGCAATGTAAACGATATTATAGACTTTGAAAAAATTGAAAACAACAAATTAAAACTTAGCCCTGTAGTATTTAACCCAAGCATTAAACTACAGGAGATTAGCGACAATTGGCAAATTGAAGCGGCAAAAAAAGGACTCGCTTATAAGTTTGATTTAGATAATAGAATTCCAGAAAAAATATTAGCCGACTCTACGCGATTTTTACAAATTATAAATAACGTTTTAGCCAATGCCTTAAAATTTACCGATAAAGGAAGTATTTATTTTAAATTAATTTGCAATGAAATAAACACAGACACTTGCCAGTTTTCCATTCAAATTTCGGACACCGGAATTGGTATTGATGAAAACTCCATTAAAAATGTATTTGAAAGCTTTAGTCAAATGCGCTTAAACCACAAACGCGAATTTGGCGGTATCGGTCTTGGCTTAACCATTGCCTACCATATTGTTAAGTTATTTGATGGCGAAATAAAAATTAACAGCGAGATAAATAGAGGTACAAGTGTATTTATCAATTTAAACTTTAGATACATTTCCGAAGAACAAAAATCAGTTAAAAGCATTATAAACACTTATAGAAACAAACCCTTGAAAATACTAATAGCCGAAGACAATAAGATAAACCAAATGGTATTATCACGAATTCTAAAAACGCAAAAAAACATATCGTTTACAATAACCAATAATGGAAAAGAAGCAATAGAAAACCTTAAAATCGAACATTTTGATATTATTCTAATGGATTTACAAATGCCAATAATGGATGGTTATGAAGCGACACAAATCATTAAAAACGGAAGTTTAGGATCAACGATAGAAAGTATTCCAATTATTGCAATTACTGCAGATGCGATTGATGAAACTAAAGAACATGTACTAAAACTTGGTATGTGCGATTACATTACCAAACCACTAAATCAAGATTTATTATTCGAAAAAATATACACCCACTGCTTTCCTGATAGTATTTTAAAAATTGCTTAA
- a CDS encoding ammonium transporter encodes MSILNLPLLIQDTAAIEGDMGMLWMLISGILVFFMQAGFFLVESGMTDSKNAVNIAMKNFLDIAVGSLAFWFIGYSLMYGADQGGGFFHWGGFIFSQGAADLFFQTVFAATAATIVSGAIAGRTKFTTYAIFSVVLTAFIYPIAGGWEWNGGWLNNTDGIMPAEFIDFAGSSIVHSVGGWAALVAAWMVGPRIGKFLDGKPVEMHGHNQMYATLGVFILWLGWFGFNGGSQLAWGGDDAVAASQVVLVTNLAASAGALGALLLTWFKNGKPNLSMTLNGALAGLVSITAGCGNMSEGGAVLAGLVGGILVVFAIGFVEKTLKIDDAVGAISVHGVCGAWGTLVIGLWGVDGDAGIGIFNGGGAAQLGAQAIGVLAYAAWAIGLSFIFLGIMKKIWGLRVSEKEEIDGLDWYEHGSIAYPGKRQREIEEE; translated from the coding sequence ATGTCAATATTAAATTTACCTTTATTAATTCAGGATACTGCTGCTATCGAGGGCGATATGGGAATGCTGTGGATGCTTATCTCAGGTATTCTGGTGTTCTTTATGCAAGCCGGGTTTTTCTTAGTAGAGTCAGGGATGACGGATTCTAAGAATGCCGTAAACATCGCCATGAAAAACTTCCTAGATATTGCTGTAGGTTCTTTAGCCTTCTGGTTTATAGGATACTCTTTAATGTACGGAGCAGATCAAGGTGGTGGATTTTTTCACTGGGGAGGCTTTATATTCTCTCAAGGCGCTGCCGATTTATTCTTCCAAACTGTATTTGCTGCAACCGCTGCAACTATTGTTTCTGGAGCTATAGCCGGAAGAACAAAATTTACAACGTACGCTATTTTTAGTGTTGTTTTAACTGCATTCATTTATCCAATCGCTGGTGGTTGGGAATGGAATGGTGGTTGGTTAAACAATACCGATGGAATTATGCCTGCTGAATTTATCGATTTTGCTGGATCGTCTATTGTTCACTCTGTGGGTGGATGGGCTGCACTTGTTGCTGCTTGGATGGTAGGTCCTAGAATTGGGAAGTTCTTAGATGGTAAACCTGTTGAAATGCACGGTCATAACCAAATGTACGCTACTTTAGGTGTGTTTATTCTTTGGTTAGGATGGTTTGGTTTTAACGGTGGTTCTCAATTAGCTTGGGGTGGAGATGATGCTGTTGCTGCTTCTCAAGTTGTTTTAGTAACTAACTTAGCGGCTTCTGCTGGTGCTTTAGGTGCTTTGCTTTTAACTTGGTTTAAAAATGGAAAACCAAACTTAAGTATGACTTTAAATGGAGCGCTTGCTGGTTTAGTAAGTATTACTGCTGGTTGTGGTAACATGAGCGAAGGCGGTGCTGTATTAGCTGGTCTTGTTGGTGGTATACTTGTTGTATTTGCAATTGGTTTTGTTGAAAAAACATTAAAAATTGATGATGCTGTAGGTGCTATTTCAGTACACGGTGTTTGTGGTGCTTGGGGGACTTTAGTTATTGGTCTTTGGGGTGTTGATGGTGATGCTGGAATTGGAATATTTAATGGTGGAGGTGCTGCTCAATTAGGCGCACAAGCTATCGGAGTTTTAGCATATGCTGCATGGGCTATTGGATTATCTTTTATTTTCTTAGGAATTATGAAAAAGATATGGGGATTAAGAGTTTCTGAAAAAGAAGAAATTGATGGTCTTGACTGGTACGAACATGGATCTATCGCTTACCCTGGTAAGAGACAAAGAGAAATTGAAGAAGAATAA
- the nadB gene encoding L-aspartate oxidase, whose amino-acid sequence MVKADYLVIGSGIAGLTFSVKIAEKFPERNVIIVTKSSEEESNTKYAQGGVAIVLNHEKDSFKKHVDDTLIAGDGLCNREVVEMVVNEGPDRLKELLEWGANFDEDAIGNLDLGKEGGHSEFRIVHHKDITGLEIEMALLKRVHQLPNITLLPHHFAIDLITNHHIKKPKPSKKGCYGAYVLNQKSGEIFTIKASSTLLASGGIGRVYGHTTNPVIATGDGIAMAYRAKTKISYMEFVQFHPTALYDVRGDQSSFLISEAVRGFGAYLRNKSGHRFMPDYDERAELASRDIVSQSIDSELKKSGETHVFLDCSHLDIDAFKAHFPNIYQKCLDNHIDIKTDWIPVVPASHYLCGGIDVDMDGKTSIKNLFSCGECTNTGLHGANRLASNSLLEAMVYAHNIFKYHSNKALEVLSLEIPDWDDKGTSIAKEHVIIQHNLKQLQAIMRDYVGIVRSDDRLKSAVKRLDLIYDEVEAFYKKSKITTSLCELRNMLNVAHLIVNQSLERKENKGGYFNIDNV is encoded by the coding sequence ATGGTAAAGGCAGACTATTTAGTAATTGGTTCAGGAATTGCAGGATTAACGTTTTCGGTTAAAATTGCTGAGAAATTTCCGGAAAGGAATGTTATTATAGTAACAAAATCTTCCGAGGAAGAATCGAACACTAAGTATGCTCAAGGTGGTGTTGCTATTGTTTTAAACCATGAAAAAGATTCGTTTAAAAAACATGTAGATGACACATTGATTGCGGGCGACGGACTTTGTAATAGGGAAGTCGTGGAAATGGTGGTTAATGAAGGTCCAGATCGCTTAAAAGAGTTATTGGAATGGGGTGCTAATTTTGATGAAGATGCCATTGGGAATTTAGATTTAGGTAAGGAAGGCGGGCATTCGGAATTTCGAATAGTACATCACAAAGATATTACCGGTTTGGAAATTGAAATGGCTTTATTAAAGCGTGTGCATCAATTACCAAACATTACTTTACTGCCGCATCATTTTGCAATAGATTTAATAACAAATCATCATATTAAAAAGCCAAAACCATCTAAAAAAGGCTGTTACGGCGCTTATGTTTTAAACCAGAAATCGGGAGAAATATTCACTATTAAAGCAAGTAGCACTTTATTAGCTTCTGGTGGAATAGGTCGTGTTTACGGTCATACAACCAATCCTGTTATTGCAACTGGAGATGGTATTGCTATGGCATACCGGGCTAAAACAAAGATTTCCTATATGGAGTTTGTTCAGTTTCATCCTACGGCTTTGTATGATGTTCGTGGCGATCAATCGTCCTTTTTAATATCCGAAGCTGTTCGTGGTTTTGGTGCCTATTTGCGTAATAAAAGTGGACATCGTTTTATGCCAGATTACGATGAGCGTGCCGAATTAGCATCGCGTGATATTGTATCTCAAAGTATTGATAGTGAGCTTAAAAAATCTGGAGAAACTCACGTGTTTTTGGATTGTTCTCATTTAGATATTGATGCTTTTAAAGCGCATTTTCCTAATATTTATCAAAAGTGTTTGGATAACCATATTGATATAAAAACCGATTGGATTCCTGTAGTTCCAGCTTCGCATTATTTGTGTGGTGGTATTGATGTAGATATGGATGGGAAAACATCTATTAAAAATTTATTTTCTTGTGGTGAGTGTACAAATACCGGGCTTCATGGTGCAAATAGATTGGCATCAAATTCTTTATTAGAAGCTATGGTTTATGCACATAATATTTTTAAATACCATAGCAATAAAGCTTTAGAGGTTTTAAGTTTAGAGATTCCGGATTGGGATGATAAAGGTACGAGTATCGCTAAGGAGCATGTTATTATTCAGCATAACTTAAAACAATTACAGGCTATTATGCGTGATTATGTTGGTATTGTTCGTAGCGACGACCGACTTAAGAGTGCTGTTAAACGTTTGGATTTAATTTATGATGAAGTGGAGGCGTTTTACAAAAAATCGAAGATAACAACTTCGCTATGCGAATTGCGTAATATGCTAAATGTAGCCCATTTAATTGTGAATCAATCCTTAGAACGAAAAGAAAATAAGGGTGGTTATTTTAATATTGATAATGTTTGA
- a CDS encoding P-II family nitrogen regulator, with translation MKKIEAIIRKSKYRVVKEALHEIGVIFFSYWDVTGLGNEKEGHVYRGVSYSTSDIQRRYLSIVVNDDFADATVQTIIDSAGTGEVGDGKIFVSDVQECYRIRTGEKGSDTLK, from the coding sequence ATGAAAAAAATTGAAGCGATTATTAGAAAATCTAAATACCGTGTAGTTAAAGAAGCTTTGCATGAAATAGGTGTTATCTTTTTTTCTTATTGGGACGTAACCGGTCTTGGAAATGAGAAGGAAGGGCATGTTTATCGTGGTGTTAGTTATAGCACTAGTGATATACAGCGTAGATATCTTTCCATTGTTGTAAACGATGATTTTGCTGATGCAACAGTACAAACAATTATTGATTCTGCAGGAACAGGAGAAGTTGGCGATGGCAAAATATTTGTATCCGATGTACAGGAATGCTACCGTATAAGAACCGGTGAAAAAGGAAGCGACACATTAAAATAA
- a CDS encoding ammonium transporter, whose amino-acid sequence MELLTINNVWMMICTALVFFMHTGFAFLEIGLTRQKNTLNILFKNIFIVTIGLLLYCLVGFNLMYPGFAEGSAGIFGFAGFGLDSPLTAEGALDLTYNEGYTYWTDFLFQGMFAATAATIVSGAVAERMKIGPFMIFTIIYVGFVYPIAGSWKWGGGFLDQLGFYDFAGSTLVHSVGGWAALVAVFLLGPRIGKFKNGKPQAIPGHNIPLATAGVLILWLGWFGFNGGSVLSANPELTSLTLVTTCLAASAGGIVAALFTFLKYKNLDLTMFLNGILGGLVGITAGADVMTPTSAIIIGAIAGVLIVLAVSCVDALKLDDPVGAIAVHLICGIWGTLAVGIFSTNPEHNFMAQLIGVACYAGFCLITSFIIIFTLKKVVGIRVSEKEELEGLDSHEHGMEAYPDFRSNDH is encoded by the coding sequence ATGGAATTACTTACAATAAATAATGTATGGATGATGATCTGTACGGCTTTAGTTTTCTTTATGCATACAGGTTTTGCATTTTTAGAAATTGGACTAACGAGACAGAAAAATACATTAAACATATTATTTAAAAATATTTTTATCGTTACTATTGGCTTACTCTTATATTGTTTAGTGGGCTTTAATTTAATGTATCCTGGTTTTGCTGAAGGTTCTGCAGGGATTTTTGGTTTTGCCGGCTTTGGATTAGATTCTCCATTAACAGCAGAAGGTGCTTTAGATTTAACATATAATGAAGGGTATACATATTGGACAGACTTTTTATTTCAAGGTATGTTTGCTGCAACTGCTGCAACTATTGTTTCTGGAGCCGTTGCCGAACGTATGAAAATTGGACCATTCATGATTTTTACTATAATCTACGTTGGATTTGTATATCCAATAGCTGGATCATGGAAATGGGGTGGCGGATTTTTAGATCAACTTGGTTTTTACGATTTCGCAGGTTCTACTTTAGTTCACTCTGTAGGTGGTTGGGCGGCATTAGTTGCTGTTTTCTTATTAGGTCCTCGTATCGGGAAATTTAAAAATGGAAAGCCACAGGCTATTCCTGGCCATAATATACCTTTAGCAACCGCAGGTGTTTTAATCCTTTGGTTAGGGTGGTTTGGTTTTAATGGAGGTTCTGTGCTTTCGGCTAATCCAGAATTAACATCTTTAACATTAGTAACTACCTGTTTAGCTGCTTCTGCTGGTGGTATTGTTGCTGCTTTGTTTACTTTTTTAAAATACAAAAACCTAGATTTAACCATGTTTTTAAATGGTATTTTAGGTGGTTTGGTAGGTATTACTGCAGGAGCAGATGTTATGACGCCTACTAGTGCTATTATTATTGGTGCTATTGCAGGTGTACTTATTGTGTTAGCTGTTAGTTGTGTTGATGCTTTAAAACTTGATGATCCAGTTGGTGCTATTGCTGTGCATTTAATTTGTGGTATTTGGGGAACTTTAGCAGTTGGTATATTTTCAACCAACCCAGAACATAACTTTATGGCGCAATTAATTGGTGTGGCTTGTTATGCTGGTTTTTGTTTAATAACCTCGTTTATTATTATATTTACATTGAAGAAGGTTGTTGGTATTCGCGTTTCTGAGAAAGAAGAACTTGAAGGTTTGGATTCTCATGAGCATGGAATGGAAGCATATCCTGATTTTAGATCTAACGATCATTAA
- a CDS encoding M28 family peptidase yields MIKKAVALLIIVGGIYWSFLALLPQNISDLDEANQNFSTQRALIHLKEISKEPHFLGSEAHLEVRNYIETQLQKLGLETEIQEAYSIRDWRNLAKPKNIIARIKGREKGKALLLLTHYDSNPHSSLGASDAGSGVVTILEGLRAFLSENKIPKNDIIILISDAEELGLNGADIFVNQHEWAKNIGLVLNFEARGSGGPSIMLVETNHGNAGLIEGFVKANPEYPVGNSLFYSIYKMLPNDTDLTRFREDADIDGFNFAFVDDHYDYHTAMDTYERLDRKTLGHQGSYLMPLLSYFSEANLSALKSNEDFIYFNVPIFKMVKYPFSWVIPMVILAVVLFIALLAYGGRKRVFNRSDVGKGFLAMFTSLIISAIIGLYAWRVLKLIYPGYGEILQGFSYNGHTYIAAFTCLSLAICFFVYSKVYKAENTPSLLIAPLFLWLVISVAVAFLLKGASFLIIPLFFGLLSLFMLIRNRKLSIINHAILALPVLLLLSNFVQMFPVGLGLKMLVSSMVLVVLIFGLLLPVFGIFKHKKRWSYGFFLATTYFLISAHINSGFTPDNPKPNSLCYILDADENKAVWATYDNVLDDWTIPFLGEHPMEATTMKNYTIASKYGTSFTYSTEASIQKLEAPQMTIGYDTIIGDFRHVELCITSQRKANRIEVFSDSLNVFKAAKLNGVAIRADEKTGLVFGRRKTNRLFSYYISGEDPLDIQLVLPKKQKTTFVIYETSFDLLEDESFSVPERAANMIPKPFVLNDAVIIKKSITIE; encoded by the coding sequence ATGATAAAAAAAGCAGTGGCTTTACTCATTATTGTTGGCGGAATTTATTGGAGTTTTTTGGCGTTACTACCTCAAAATATATCCGATTTAGATGAAGCCAACCAAAATTTTTCTACTCAGCGCGCTCTAATACATCTTAAAGAAATTTCGAAAGAACCTCATTTTTTAGGAAGTGAAGCACATTTGGAAGTTCGAAATTATATTGAAACTCAATTACAGAAATTAGGATTAGAAACTGAAATTCAAGAAGCCTATTCCATACGCGATTGGAGGAATTTGGCGAAACCAAAAAATATAATTGCTCGAATTAAAGGTCGTGAAAAAGGTAAAGCGCTTTTATTGTTAACGCATTATGATAGTAATCCGCACTCTTCATTGGGAGCGAGTGATGCAGGTTCTGGCGTTGTAACTATTTTAGAAGGTTTACGTGCCTTTTTAAGTGAAAACAAAATACCTAAAAACGATATAATTATTCTTATTTCAGATGCTGAAGAATTAGGCTTAAACGGAGCCGATATTTTTGTAAATCAGCATGAATGGGCAAAAAACATAGGCTTAGTTTTAAATTTTGAAGCTCGTGGAAGTGGTGGTCCAAGTATAATGCTAGTTGAAACGAACCATGGTAATGCCGGTTTAATTGAAGGTTTTGTGAAAGCAAATCCAGAATACCCTGTTGGAAACTCATTGTTTTATAGTATTTATAAAATGTTACCAAATGATACCGATTTAACGCGGTTTCGAGAAGATGCCGATATCGATGGTTTTAATTTCGCATTTGTAGACGATCATTACGATTATCACACGGCTATGGATACTTACGAGCGGTTAGATAGAAAAACCTTAGGACATCAAGGCTCTTATTTAATGCCGTTGTTAAGCTATTTTAGTGAAGCAAACCTGAGTGCTTTAAAAAGTAATGAGGATTTTATTTATTTTAATGTCCCTATTTTTAAAATGGTGAAATACCCATTTTCTTGGGTAATTCCTATGGTAATTCTTGCCGTTGTTTTATTTATCGCACTTTTGGCCTATGGCGGAAGGAAACGTGTTTTTAACAGAAGCGACGTTGGTAAAGGTTTTTTAGCAATGTTTACTTCATTAATAATTTCGGCTATAATTGGTTTGTATGCTTGGCGGGTTTTAAAACTTATTTATCCGGGATATGGAGAAATTCTTCAAGGGTTTAGTTATAATGGCCATACTTATATTGCTGCTTTTACTTGCCTGTCTTTAGCCATATGTTTCTTTGTTTACAGTAAAGTTTACAAGGCTGAAAATACGCCGAGTTTATTAATAGCTCCGTTGTTTTTATGGTTAGTTATTTCTGTTGCAGTTGCATTTTTGTTAAAAGGAGCGAGTTTCTTAATTATTCCGTTGTTTTTCGGTTTGTTAAGCCTCTTCATGTTAATTAGAAATAGAAAATTGAGTATTATCAATCATGCTATTTTAGCTTTGCCTGTACTTTTGTTATTGTCTAATTTCGTGCAAATGTTTCCTGTAGGTTTAGGTTTAAAAATGCTCGTGTCTTCCATGGTTTTGGTTGTTTTAATTTTTGGATTATTATTACCCGTTTTTGGGATTTTCAAACATAAAAAAAGATGGTCCTATGGTTTCTTTTTGGCCACAACATATTTTTTGATTTCAGCGCATATTAATTCCGGTTTTACACCTGATAACCCTAAGCCAAATAGTTTGTGCTATATTCTTGATGCAGATGAAAACAAAGCGGTTTGGGCAACTTATGATAATGTTTTGGACGATTGGACGATTCCTTTTTTAGGTGAACACCCTATGGAAGCCACAACCATGAAAAACTATACCATTGCTAGTAAATATGGAACTAGTTTTACCTATTCTACCGAGGCTTCTATTCAAAAATTAGAAGCACCACAAATGACTATTGGTTACGATACTATTATTGGTGATTTCAGGCATGTAGAGTTATGTATTACATCACAACGAAAAGCAAATAGAATAGAAGTGTTTTCAGATTCGTTAAATGTCTTTAAAGCTGCTAAATTAAATGGCGTTGCTATTAGGGCAGATGAAAAAACAGGCTTGGTGTTCGGTAGACGTAAAACTAATAGATTGTTTAGTTATTATATTTCAGGTGAAGATCCTTTGGATATACAATTAGTACTTCCGAAGAAACAAAAAACCACATTTGTTATTTATGAAACATCTTTTGATTTGTTAGAAGATGAAAGTTTTAGCGTACCAGAACGAGCTGCTAACATGATTCCGAAACCATTTGTTTTAAATGATGCCGTTATCATTAAAAAATCAATAACCATCGAATAG
- a CDS encoding CBS domain-containing protein, translated as MGIKSFQGARKQQANAVDSTPLKVSDYMTRDLITFSPQQTIESVMQKLITHRISGGPVVNEKNELIGVISEGDCIKQISESRYYNMPMQDKTIENHITMNVDTIDGNMNIFDAANKFLSAKRRRFPIVENGKLVGQISQKDVLKAAMTLKGQNWK; from the coding sequence ATGGGGATAAAAAGTTTTCAAGGCGCGCGAAAGCAGCAAGCTAACGCAGTAGATAGCACACCGCTAAAGGTAAGTGACTATATGACAAGAGATTTAATTACATTTAGCCCGCAGCAAACTATAGAAAGTGTTATGCAAAAACTAATTACACACCGCATTTCTGGAGGGCCTGTCGTTAATGAAAAAAACGAATTGATTGGAGTAATCTCTGAAGGTGATTGTATTAAACAAATTAGCGAAAGTCGCTATTACAATATGCCTATGCAGGATAAAACTATTGAAAACCACATTACCATGAATGTGGACACTATTGATGGCAACATGAATATTTTTGATGCTGCCAACAAATTTTTATCAGCTAAACGCCGAAGATTCCCTATTGTAGAAAACGGTAAATTAGTTGGGCAAATTAGCCAAAAAGACGTTCTAAAAGCCGCTATGACTTTAAAAGGACAAAACTGGAAATAA